A genomic segment from Vicinamibacterales bacterium encodes:
- a CDS encoding GDP-L-fucose synthase, giving the protein MSPRIFVAGHLGMVGSAVVRNLRARGHAPSDLITRTRQELDLLDAEAVNQFFAAERPEFVYLAAAKVGGIHANDTYPADFIRENLVVQSNVIHAAYLQHVKRLLFLGSSCIYPRLAPQPLAESSLLTGPLEPTNRPYAVAKIAGIEMCWSYNRQYGTKYLAVMPTNLYGPGDNYHPENSHVIPALIRRFHEATVGRLPSVTIWGTGSPRREFMFVDDMADACVHLMTLPGEQFQPLLAADRHDGLAPVVNIGTGSDVTIAEIAAMVARTVGFEGRIEFDVSRPDGTPRKLMDSGRLHSLGWAARTELQRGLALAYEDFKQMSSRKTRTTA; this is encoded by the coding sequence ATGTCCCCGAGGATCTTTGTTGCCGGCCATCTGGGCATGGTTGGTAGCGCCGTCGTGCGCAATCTGCGGGCCCGTGGCCACGCACCGAGCGACCTGATCACGCGGACCCGGCAGGAACTCGACTTGCTGGACGCCGAGGCCGTCAACCAGTTCTTTGCTGCCGAGCGACCGGAGTTCGTCTACCTCGCGGCCGCAAAGGTCGGCGGCATCCATGCCAACGACACGTATCCGGCGGACTTCATCCGCGAAAACCTGGTGGTTCAGTCCAACGTGATTCATGCGGCCTATCTCCAACACGTGAAGCGGCTGTTGTTCCTGGGATCGAGTTGCATCTATCCGAGACTCGCACCGCAGCCCTTGGCGGAGTCGTCGCTGCTCACGGGGCCGCTCGAGCCGACCAACCGCCCCTATGCCGTCGCCAAGATTGCCGGGATCGAGATGTGCTGGAGTTACAACCGGCAGTACGGCACGAAGTACTTGGCGGTGATGCCGACAAACCTCTATGGGCCCGGTGACAACTACCACCCGGAGAACAGTCACGTGATCCCCGCCCTAATTCGCCGTTTTCATGAGGCGACGGTTGGCCGATTGCCGAGCGTCACGATCTGGGGAACTGGTAGTCCGCGGCGCGAGTTCATGTTCGTCGACGACATGGCGGACGCATGCGTCCACTTGATGACGCTGCCAGGCGAGCAGTTCCAGCCGCTGCTGGCTGCCGATCGCCACGACGGTCTCGCGCCCGTCGTGAACATCGGTACAGGATCCGACGTCACGATCGCGGAGATCGCGGCAATGGTCGCGCGCACTGTCGGGTTTGAAGGTCGCATCGAGTTCGACGTCAGCAGGCCCGATGGCACCCCGCGCAAGCTGATGGATTCCGGCCGGTTGCACAGCCTCGGGTGGGCGGCCCGCACGGAGCTGCAACGGGGCTTGGCGCTGGCATACGAGGACTTCAAGCAGATGTCTTCGCGCAAAACCAGGACAACGGCGTGA